The sequence GCCCACTTAACAGACTTCTGACTACCTGGAAGATAAGATGATGTGGCTTGCATCTGTTATACTATTAGCTTATATCCACTGCTCAAATGTTTGTAAGGAAACAAACCGGCTGATTGAGGATTCTCGTCATGCCGTCGACCAGAAATTGGAAGTCTTGAGGCTGGTGGAGCCTCCCAAAAAAGTGCCGATAGTAATTTTTGGGCGGTGCTCCGCTCCCGCTTTCTGGGATAGGATAGAGTAATAAAGCTAGGAGAAGCTGTAGGGAATAGATCACAAGGATTTGCCTTGAATCTTTCCAAACAACGTGGTCATAAGGCATTTTCCAGGGAGTTGGATTGAACTTGAGGGTCTGAAATATGTCAGAAGAAATCCCATGCGTTGTCCTGGAAACAGAAACTCACTGTGTTTAATAAGGAGCAGAGAACAGACAGGACGAGCTTCTTATCGGGACAGGTTGCAAGATAGGTGAGCGACTTAACCCCTTTCACGGGAAGTAGATCTACGAACGTTAGCCTGGATGGGTAGCTTTGGGGGATTCGAGGCGGGCTTACTTGACGGCATATACATGGACTGGCCGGTCAATGTCAACAATAGACGTAATACTTCCGTTCTATTGCTCTCAAGCTCCTTGTTGGATCCCATGGACGTATGGCAGCCTATTCCACTCTGCCATATTGAATATTGAACTTTGGTTTTAGAACCTGGCAACTGGGGTATAGTAAATCCAGTGAAAAAAAGCATATCAACCAAAGTATCAAGGAGCTCTTCGGCAAGAGGCTTTGCATCTTCGTAGTCTTCATCCCGAGGCCGGGCATCCTGATCTTCCTCGTTGCGAGATTCATCGAACAGAACTCGAGCCGCGAGTTGAGCCTGTCgagttttcttcttcctttcccCCCAGAAGAAGCTTTCTTCCCACTCCTCCAAGTTTTCCGCTTCGTATATGAAAGGTAGGATCCGGGTAAGAACCCGGATGCAGTTCAACGCATCTCGCGGTGGCGCAAGTTCATGATCAGGAAATGACGGGTGATGTCTAAGTGCAGTCAATCGGGAGGCGACAGCGAGTAATAGGGTCTCCAGATTCCCTAGCGACGTGTCGCGCGTTCTTCGTATGTCAACGGGGGCGAAGAGCGTAAACACGTCTTCAACCGATTCCGGGAGCTCCCAGAACTAAACGAATACACACGTATTAGTCGGTAGCTTTGCAGAGCAACTCCACACACCGACAAAGATCGGTACTTACACCAGCCCAGTATGGATCATCGGCTGGGATACCTTTCTCCTCCGAAAGCCGAAAGATGCCTTGCCTGAAAACGAGCTTGGATTCCGAAGCTCCCATGATAAACGTACCAGATGCGTGTGAATCGCAAAGTGGGGAAGCAGTGGCCGAAACCTCAAAGGAAACAAATGCTCAGCATGCGACAATGGGGTTAGGGCATCAGTTATAAAGATCGGGTTAGTTTTTGAAGGAGAGTACTCTTGTTGGGTTGGATTCAAGGTCGAGCAGAGCCAAGCAACTGATAAAGCTTGCGTAACAATTCAACTGCCACATCGACCGTTATTTTATCACAAGGTGATGCAAGCAATGAGCGATTCTCCCGTACACGCTATTAGATTGTAATCTAATCTTTATCTTCAACAAAGAGAAATTATAAAATATGTTGCTGAAGAATTAAATTGATTGTTAGCCTTTCAAGGTAGgtaatactccgtacatagtaGTAATTCTTCCCGCTTCCATAACGCCTTTCTTCTACCAGAGCTAAATCACGCCAAGACATTTAGAGAATAAACCAATATCATCGTCCAAAAACGCTGCCACCAGGAGAAACGGCACGCGTTTTCTCATAGAGCCACTTATTTGCGAGTACATTGACATTCCTTCCACCATTAGGACTAGGAGTGGATGGCGTCCGCAGAGCGGTTGAATCTCGCAATGAAGACCGACCGAACGACGACGAAGAACCAAAGCTGTGACGCCGCATCATACCCCTGTTCCCACCGGCAACTGCTCTTTGGAACAAAGGGCTAGGGGAGGGTGAATATAGAGAGCCCTCGTAAAGCTGGCTACCTGACAAGCTGCCTCTGCCAGATAATGGAGAACTGCTCGGGGATAACGGGCTAGGCCGTCGTGAACCTGAAGATATCCGGTATCGAGGAGGTGTTATGTAAGAGCTTCCGGGTGTCGTAGGAGGGGTGCTGTTGGGTTTAAGTCCAAGAAGCGCACGTTGTGAAGGGGTTAGCGGGATATCTGTGATATCGTCCTTGCGCCGAAAAAGTGGGTATAGTGCGGTCGCAATGTTGGCAAGAAAATATAATCGCAATACGAAGAGTATGACATTGGGATACGTTGTGATGGACAGAAAGGAACCGAGTGCAAGTATGCTGCAACAATACCCGTTAGAAGCAGCGTGTATCTGTGAGCCCTGCTGGGCAAGACTTACTATTGCCTTAAAGATTTCCCCAAAAAGCCTGTGGCGAGCAAAACTGCACCATTCCACACGATCTTCCGAACATTTGTGTCACCGAATCTCGCTGCATTCTGCCTTTGTACAATCTCCTTGAGGTGGGGATGCCGCCATTTGCCCGGTGAAGGTGTATCGACCGTTTGGATACTAGCGAGTTTGGGGGTCGATGGAAGCAGACCCGGCGCCATTGGCAGAGCTAGGGAATTGCGTGCTAAGAAAATAGCAACTAGAGATTGACTCAATTAGCCGTGTTGCAAAGGAGAAAGGAATGAAAATTTGGGAATTTTGACGACGAGCGTACCTTCTGGTGGGAAAAGCCTCCGGAAAACAAAATACCTACCCCACTTACCTTTATCCCTAATCCAAAGCCACAAACTTGATATCACGTTAGACCTAGAGCGTGGCGTTGCGGAGAGACCATCATGCAGCTGGCGGCAATCGGGATATTTGTTTTGGAGACAAGGGCCTTGGAACGATGCGAGAGCAACCTTCTGCGCTAAACTGCACACGTTCGAGATTTAACCAGCCTAAGCGCCATTGCCGCGcggtaactagttagttgCGACCAGCTTAGTCACCCCGCCTCAGCGCGGGACTCGGGTGATCGGGAGCAGCTCGGTGGAGGCATCAACCATTATTGAAACACGTTACTCCATACACATTTGATTCTCCCCGGCTTAGAATCATTATACGAACCCTTTTCAAGCTTGTGCCactgattttttttttttttttttttttttttttttttgcagtATTGCCTGGGATTTCACTACGTACGTCCCTCAAGGAAGTCCTCTCTGGGGCACTGATTTCCTCCATTCCTGAAGAAATGGACGAGTTATGATTGCCATGACAGACTCCCCAAACTGTCGCAGGAGGGAGACAGCTGGCGGGAATGAGAACTTTGAAACATGCACTGCTAAGGAATTAACAGTCATGTCTGATCATTGATAAGATTAGCTGGCTGATAGGAGAAGTGATTGGGGATGAACCACATCGCGATGGCTCTGGTCCGTCTATTCCTGCATCTACGGGGCTTTTTAAGTCAATTATATACGAAATGGTTGCCATCTCAGGTCTCGCAGATATCGGGCGGTTCCCCTTCCCATGCTAGGCTTGCTATGACCAAGTTACAttctctgtactccgtaccccgtATTCCGTGTGTGGCGCACGTTTGGTATCAGGTTACGCTCTTGCTGGACCAACCTCCACAGGCTCACAGACAGTAAAATTGACCCCAACCCGAATAACACATCACGTAGGCAAAGTGATAGCAAGACAGCCGATGTTGAACATAGCCGAGCGTCCCACTCAAACCTTCACCGAGCTAGGACAAGGCGAGTAATTAAGGATATTGCGTACCCTAAGCACAACGGAATACGGAGGAGGTATCCACACATACCTTCCTGAGTTCCCATGTATGTTGATGCATAGGATTCAATGGCGGACGGACGATTCCATAGCAAAAGTCAAAGTGTGATGTGGACAAGGCTGGCTGGTCAAGAGTCGAGTCTCGCGTTGGCTCTGGAGTGGCGCCCAAGAAGTACTCTAGGCGGCTCCAGAGACTAAAAGTTAACCAACCTAATTGACCGATCCGTGCTCCGTGCACCGCAAATCCATAACAGCCAACGACACAGTATCAACAGCGTTGGCTGCGGTACCTAATTTATTCACCTCATTGATCACCcttgcttttatttttttttttttaactatGCTCGAGAGTCTAGACGGCACTCCGATTTGAGTCTTTGGCCGATTTGAGATAAAATTAGCTGCACCCGAGTGAAGGTTTTCAAGATGGCCTCGAGCGAGTCCCTGATTTCAAAGCTTGATAGCTTACTGGCCCAACTGCTTGCCGACTGGGACATCTACACAACTGGGCTAGCCACCCTTTTGGTTACTTACGTGGGCTATGTCACTTTCTTTTCGAAAGATCCGGATGCGCATCCTTTTATGCTTGCCCGGCAAGCCGCCGAAGCTCCCATCAGGCAGCCGGGAGAATCCGCGACACTTCGTGCCCTTGACGCTCCCCATGGGTACCCTCTTAAGGCCGGATTGGGAGTGAGGGATCCGGAAACACCAAAATGGTCATATGGAAGGAATGGAGATTTACGTGACATCTGGAGGAGCGCCGTCAAGGGATCGCTGAATCAAGACGGCACACCTAAAGGGAAGCGTGGAAAGATATACACTGTCCTGGGCAAAAATGTAGAAGAACGAAGTATCGACGAGATATCGAAAGAAATCAATGTTCTCGGGCAGTATATTCGCGACTCAAAGGCACAAAATGTGGCAATTTGTCTTTCTGACTCTGTGGAATTACTTGCTACACTTTTTGGTTCGTGAGATCCATGCAGCATTCGGGGAGCATGAAGCTAACAAGTTTCAGCCGGTGCATTCTACGGATTTAAGATTACGATAATCCCTCATAACTTGGCTTCTGAAGAGCTGGCAACGTACCTCCAGCAAGCTAAAGCAGATCTCCTTGTTGCAGAAGCCGGTGCTGTTGATCTCGATGTTGTGTCTAAAGCCCGTACGTCTCTGAACAATGTTGTCTGGGTCACTAAAGTGGGCAACCAACACTTGGATTGGAGTCAAGGCCCAGATGAATTGGGTAGTCAGATTAAAGTGGCTGTTTGGCAGGATTTGGTGAAAGATAGCGGTAATTCTGCTACCTCGGAGCTTCCCGCCTCTGATCCCAACGTAGCCACACCCTCAATAACTACACTCTGGTTCCCCCCAACTGGCCCTGGATCTTTCGTTGAATATACAGCCGCGGTAAGCTTATAGATGCGGGAACCGTCTCCTCGCTGCTTTTCTAACGCGTACAACAGAATCTCATATCTGCTGTGGGTGCTCTTGGCAGCTCCCTTCCACGTAACGAGCTTCTCAGAGACTCCGACCTATTTCTTTCGATTGACTCGTTGGCTCATACATACTCGCTCTGCTGGACCCTTGCTGCTCTGTATGCCAACGCTTCCGTTGCTCTCAATTCGGTAGCTGGCGAAGTTGTCGATTTAGCGCTGGCTACCGCGGGGATTTCACCCACCGTGCTGGTTGCATCTTCCCACACCATATCCGACTACCATGCTCAACGTATGGGACCCTCTATGAATCCAATTACCAATATTGGACGATACTTTCATAGCCGTTCCTTGGATTCCGGTGTGATGCCAACACGTAATTGGCTATGGGATTTGTCAAGCGCTGCACCAACTGCAGGACTTTCTCTCGATAAGCTTCGACTTTTGTTCATTTCCCATCGAGCTGATGGGAACAAACAAAATCGGCTCACCTCCGATCAATTAACGGACCTCAGAATATTCACTGGAGCTCGTGTTGTATATGCGCTTACTGCTCAAAATGTTGCTGGTGCGGTTTGCCAAACGCTTCCGTACGACTATAGAATGGATACCGGGCCTAGTCATTTCGGCCCACCTACAAACAGTGTTGAAATAAAGTTGATTGGATGTCAGGAGAATGGCACCAACGAGAGAGCAACAGAAGGAGAAGTAAGTGATAGTtaccttcttttttccttttttttttttttttttttttttttttgggcaaATTGGTATGCTAATTGCAGTCACAGATATTTGTGACCGGGCCCTCTGTCGTCTCCGGACAGTCCTCACTAGGTGTCAAGGCTCGGATTCGTGATGATAATACCATTGCACTCTGTGACTAGAAGGATTCAATGATTCATAATGTCTATCTTTGTGTACTGTGGATATGTTGTTCGATATGCTCTATCAATGAAATCTTTTCTCCAAGGGCAAATACCGACAATCAGGGCTGCCAAGCATGAATCCTCAATATTTTATCCAAAGGTAACAAATATTGTACAGTATAAACGCCTCTGACACCCCAAACACGGCCTCTCAAACAAGTAAGAAGTGACTACTTATGATACAGTCGCTTGGCCAATACAACACCCGATCGATCCGCACTATCGCTTTCCTTCGTCACTTTTTCCACAGAGGCTTCGATTGTCTTCCCAAGCTCACCCATTCGAGATCGTAAGGCATTGGACAACTCGGCATCGGCCTTGATTTCATCTACCTGTAGAGCTAGATTCATACCATTCCACACAGGAATCAACTCTAGGAGTCTAAAGTTAGCAGTCTCCCACAGGGCGGGGACATCGAAGTTCCCGAACGACCAAGTGCTAAGAAGCCTGGTAGCATATGCTCGAACTTGTCCTTCAACGTCCTTCCCCCCAAGTGAGTCGAGAGTGTTGGCGGCGCTGAGCTCGAGTAGAATTGCAATGATCTCAGGTGAATGTTTTGCGTCATTCATCCGATCAGCTGCGGTATGCTCAGGAGCATCGAAAAGGTCCGCCATTTGACGAGCTTGTCGCAAAGCTGTCTCAACCTCACCACCCTTAAAATTCGCCTCCTGTGCCTTGTAGCGAATTGCCaaaaatagattttttgCTACAGCAACATTGGCCAGGGTAAGACCAGTTCTCTTCGATTGCTTCACACTCTCCACCATCACGCTTGCTTGCCCAGCTAGACCGGCCTTGCGAACTAGCCACACCAAATTTTTTGTTGCAAATGGCCGCTTTGAATTTTGTAGTCCGGTCAGAAATGGAATAATGTTGAGCCAGTCCTCGCGAGTCTTCATCAAAGAAACCATTTTCCTAAACTCGGCGGAGCCGGGCTGGTCTTCGGGTTTCATGGGCTTCAGGAGATAGGATTCTTCGGTTTGGCCGCCAACTTTGACAGATATGGGGTTGTCTTGTAATTTCTGTGCATATTTTTGCTTGAACATTAATCGTTTGTGTCGAAGACTCAGTGACATTGGAATGAATAGCTTCTGCCGAAATACTTCCAGAAGCTCGGTCAATTCGGGAGAACTTGAGGGTTTAAAGGGGGGGAGGATCTCTACGGGAAACATTAATTAGTAGCCGGAAGGGCTGAGAACATTGATGCCACCCATACCTTTAGAGTAAGAAGGAGTGCTCGAGAAGGATCTGCTCGATCGGCTGAATTTAGATGTCTGCGCGGCGCATCGCGAGAAGAGCGCCGGGGCTCTCCACATGGCACCTTGCGCCATTGTCGTCGGAGGAGACGGCCAAATTGATTCTTCGGGAGGGCTACTGTAGAAGAAATAGCTCTATTCGGGTCTTTGCTGGATCGAATACTTTCCGTGATCTGACTTCGCAGGTGGGTTTCGTATTCGAGGGACTATTCTCTTGAAGCCCAAAATTTGAAGTTCAAGATTGCGTGACGCACGGACCACCACTTGAGATCTTCAAATCTCTCCAACTCCGACGAACACGCTGACAACCAAGTTGATGACAACAATGGCCTCGCTACAGTCAGCGATGCGGCCGCTAGGCTGCTGGACTTCGATATCCCGAGAATTGGGGAAGTGTCAGTCTCACCGAAGATTCCTGACGACCGTGTATTCCGCTCCAAAGCAGCGC is a genomic window of Coccidioides posadasii str. Silveira chromosome 3, complete sequence containing:
- a CDS encoding uncharacterized protein (EggNog:ENOG410PH6R~COG:I~BUSCO:3755at33183), with the protein product MASSESLISKLDSLLAQLLADWDIYTTGLATLLVTYVGYVTFFSKDPDAHPFMLARQAAEAPIRQPGESATLRALDAPHGYPLKAGLGVRDPETPKWSYGRNGDLRDIWRSAVKGSLNQDGTPKGKRGKIYTVLGKNVEERSIDEISKEINVLGQYIRDSKAQNVAICLSDSVELLATLFAGAFYGFKITIIPHNLASEELATYLQQAKADLLVAEAGAVDLDVVSKARTSLNNVVWVTKVGNQHLDWSQGPDELGSQIKVAVWQDLVKDSGNSATSELPASDPNVATPSITTLWFPPTGPGSFVEYTAANLISAVGALGSSLPRNELLRDSDLFLSIDSLAHTYSLCWTLAALYANASVALNSVAGEVVDLALATAGISPTVLVASSHTISDYHAQRMGPSMNPITNIGRYFHSRSLDSGVMPTRNWLWDLSSAAPTAGLSLDKLRLLFISHRADGNKQNRLTSDQLTDLRIFTGARVVYALTAQNVAGAVCQTLPYDYRMDTGPSHFGPPTNSVEIKLIGCQENGTNERATEGEIFVTGPSVVSGQSSLGVKARIRDDNTIALCD
- a CDS encoding uncharacterized protein (EggNog:ENOG410PNM2~COG:S~TransMembrane:2 (i130-147o167-187i)~BUSCO:13575at33183), with the protein product MSQKVALASFQGPCLQNKYPDCRQLHDGLSATPRSRSNVISSLWLWIRDKGKWGRYFVFRRLFPPEVAIFLARNSLALPMAPGLLPSTPKLASIQTVDTPSPGKWRHPHLKEIVQRQNAARFGDTNVRKIVWNGAVLLATGFLGKSLRQYILALGSFLSITTYPNVILFVLRLYFLANIATALYPLFRRKDDITDIPLTPSQRALLGLKPNSTPPTTPGSSYITPPRYRISSGSRRPSPLSPSSSPLSGRGSLSGSQLYEGSLYSPSPSPLFQRAVAGGNRGMMRRHSFGSSSSFGRSSLRDSTALRTPSTPSPNGGRNVNVLANKWLYEKTRAVSPGGSVFGR
- a CDS encoding uncharacterized protein (EggNog:ENOG410PRD4~COG:S~BUSCO:9683at33183) → MAQGAMWRAPALFSRCAAQTSKFSRSSRSFSSTPSYSKEILPPFKPSSSPELTELLEVFRQKLFIPMSLSLRHKRLMFKQKYAQKLQDNPISVKVGGQTEESYLLKPMKPEDQPGSAEFRKMVSLMKTREDWLNIIPFLTGLQNSKRPFATKNLVWLVRKAGLAGQASVMVESVKQSKRTGLTLANVAVAKNLFLAIRYKAQEANFKGGEVETALRQARQMADLFDAPEHTAADRMNDAKHSPEIIAILLELSAANTLDSLGGKDVEGQVRAYATRLLSTWSFGNFDVPALWETANFRLLELIPVWNGMNLALQVDEIKADAELSNALRSRMGELGKTIEASVEKVTKESDSADRSGVVLAKRLYHK